A genomic stretch from Candidatus Bathyanammoxibius amoris includes:
- a CDS encoding ABC transporter substrate-binding protein — protein MRHLFLILFLLLFVLPSTNCHRELEPRADKTTIVFQHGKSAGAKTIGEVIRRFEEQNPDIHIKEEVLPATSDQQHQFYVTSLEGRASNFDVISLDVIWIPEFAQAGWLDDLTDRISPDEVRKFLEGPVGADTYNGRLYAVPWYVDAGILYYRKDLLEKHGLEPPHTQEELVASARKVLDAEGDPGLYGFIWQGKQYEGLVCVALEFIRGNGGRVLDTEGRCRLADPRVEYALSFMRDLISVNGVSPNLVTTADEESTRHTFGRGRALYMRNWPYAWNLFQEEGSKVKGLIGVVAMPPFSGHSSVGTLGGWQLGINKYSRNKDASWRFVEFMTSYESQKSLARGAGFKPSRKAVYSDPDLVREQPFITELYPIIANARPRPVTPFYPMIAQVLQSEFSVIINGIDEPGRALARAEKEMDYILELARFWKRRS, from the coding sequence ATGAGACACCTGTTCCTCATACTTTTTCTCCTGTTATTTGTTCTTCCTTCCACTAACTGTCACAGGGAGCTTGAGCCCCGGGCGGATAAGACCACCATAGTCTTCCAACACGGAAAGTCTGCGGGCGCAAAGACCATCGGGGAAGTAATCCGCAGGTTTGAGGAGCAAAATCCGGATATTCATATAAAAGAAGAAGTCCTCCCCGCCACGTCAGACCAGCAGCACCAGTTTTACGTCACCAGCCTTGAGGGAAGGGCCTCCAACTTTGACGTAATTTCCCTGGACGTGATATGGATACCCGAGTTTGCCCAGGCTGGCTGGCTGGACGACCTGACGGACCGCATCTCCCCGGATGAAGTCCGTAAATTCTTAGAGGGCCCGGTCGGGGCCGACACCTACAATGGAAGGCTGTATGCAGTTCCCTGGTATGTTGACGCGGGCATCCTCTACTACAGGAAAGACCTGCTGGAGAAGCATGGACTCGAACCGCCACACACGCAGGAGGAACTTGTTGCCTCCGCCCGTAAGGTATTGGACGCGGAGGGAGACCCGGGGCTGTATGGTTTTATCTGGCAGGGTAAGCAGTACGAGGGGCTGGTGTGTGTAGCGCTTGAGTTCATAAGGGGCAATGGAGGCCGCGTTCTGGACACGGAGGGGCGCTGCCGGCTTGCCGACCCCAGGGTGGAGTATGCGCTTAGTTTTATGCGGGACCTTATATCTGTAAACGGGGTCTCACCCAACCTGGTGACCACCGCAGACGAAGAGTCTACAAGGCACACCTTTGGCCGCGGGCGGGCGCTGTATATGCGGAACTGGCCGTATGCCTGGAATCTCTTCCAGGAGGAAGGCTCAAAGGTAAAGGGTCTGATTGGCGTGGTTGCTATGCCCCCGTTCAGCGGCCATTCCAGCGTGGGTACACTGGGGGGATGGCAGCTTGGGATAAATAAGTACTCCCGTAACAAGGACGCCTCGTGGAGGTTTGTTGAATTCATGACAAGCTACGAGTCGCAGAAATCCCTTGCGCGAGGTGCCGGATTCAAACCCTCAAGGAAGGCCGTGTATTCTGACCCGGATTTGGTCAGGGAGCAGCCGTTCATTACTGAGTTATATCCGATTATAGCGAACGCCAGACCAAGACCCGTCACGCCGTTTTACCCGATGATAGCACAGGTGCTCCAGTCAGAATTCAGTGTGATCATTAACGGGATAGACGAACCCGGTCGGGCGCTCGCCCGGGCCGAGAAGGAGATGGACTACATACTGGAACTGGCGCGATTCTGGAAGCGGAGGAGTTGA
- a CDS encoding transporter — MKWKSILVFGVLASVLFACREVSAGEPAHYLPGIFPIRFVAIPPPGPYYLQFNFDYHIDESGKASKVLTIPGVEPPVELNVSAGVDVDHDTIVVAPTGIWITPLKLLQADYGIAFMLPLTYVDTDLEGSLKVEGVRSERSVSREFELDDSQFNLGDVFFAPFLAGWHWPRFDLMALYGFYAPTGKHNSSDIDNTGLGFFEHQFQVGGIGYLDEEKSLGLQVLGTYELNHEKIDEDVTVGDYVTLEYGVSKIFNGVFEVGLRGYSMWQVQDDSGSDLILDSPKTQAHGIGGQISYTIPKWKLNVGLTYMQDIDNTGRPEAELGLLTFTKWF; from the coding sequence GTGAAGTGGAAGAGCATCCTAGTGTTTGGGGTTCTGGCCAGTGTCCTATTCGCTTGCCGGGAAGTAAGCGCGGGCGAACCAGCCCACTACCTCCCCGGAATCTTTCCTATTCGCTTTGTGGCCATCCCTCCGCCGGGGCCTTATTACCTGCAATTCAACTTCGACTATCACATCGACGAGTCTGGCAAGGCGTCTAAGGTCTTGACTATTCCAGGCGTTGAGCCTCCCGTGGAACTAAACGTGTCGGCTGGTGTAGATGTGGATCACGATACGATTGTAGTCGCTCCGACAGGCATTTGGATAACGCCCCTGAAACTCCTACAGGCGGACTATGGAATCGCCTTCATGCTTCCCCTCACGTATGTGGATACGGATTTAGAAGGGAGCCTTAAGGTTGAAGGGGTGAGAAGTGAACGGAGCGTAAGCAGGGAATTTGAGCTGGACGATAGCCAATTTAACCTTGGCGATGTGTTTTTCGCGCCGTTTCTGGCCGGATGGCACTGGCCAAGATTTGATCTGATGGCGCTCTATGGCTTTTATGCACCTACGGGAAAGCACAATAGCAGCGACATAGACAATACCGGATTAGGGTTCTTTGAACATCAGTTCCAGGTAGGTGGTATCGGCTATTTAGATGAGGAGAAGTCACTGGGACTCCAGGTTCTTGGGACTTATGAGCTTAACCACGAGAAAATAGACGAAGATGTCACGGTGGGAGACTATGTCACCTTAGAGTACGGTGTCAGTAAGATCTTCAATGGTGTATTCGAAGTAGGTCTTAGGGGATACAGCATGTGGCAAGTTCAGGATGATAGCGGCTCGGACTTGATACTCGATAGCCCAAAGACCCAGGCTCACGGCATTGGCGGCCAGATCAGTTATACAATCCCTAAATGGAAGCTAAACGTAGGACTGACCTACATGCAGGACATTGACAACACAGGCCGCCCCGAGGCGGAGCTCGGTCTCTTAACGTTTACGAAGTGGTTTTAG
- a CDS encoding glycosyltransferase — MKFSTALRRYPRRRIEKIDNVDLVVGIPCYNNDGTIAHVVKTVGQGLSTYFPRERSLIIVCDGGSTDDSREEATAIPVEPYIEKLITIYRGVPGKGSALRGVFEVAEYLDARVCAVCDSDLRSITPEWIKNLIGPIEQEEYQVVTPYYRRFKFDGTITNNVVYCLTRALYGRRVRQPIGGDFAFSRKFIKTCMQEDVWDTDIGRFGIDIWLTTTAIVKDFRMCQARLGVKVHDVKDPGEQLGAMFRQVVSTLFNLMEEYYDFWKDVKKSKPVELVGEEPKAEPQSFPVDKGVLVENFKTGFNNFGALWKTIVSKKDFNELQKMATQGVDDFFMPEDLWVRVLYDLAATYHHWKKDRYKLIMLMTPIYFARVAHFITVTENMTDEEAEKVIEGTARRFEMEKDYLLERWVAEV, encoded by the coding sequence GTGAAATTCAGTACAGCCCTGAGACGATATCCTCGAAGGAGAATAGAAAAGATAGACAACGTAGACCTGGTGGTGGGTATCCCATGTTACAACAATGACGGTACGATTGCCCACGTAGTGAAAACGGTCGGCCAGGGCCTTTCCACGTACTTCCCCAGGGAAAGGTCTCTTATCATCGTATGTGACGGGGGATCAACGGACGATAGCCGTGAAGAGGCCACCGCCATACCGGTAGAACCGTATATAGAGAAATTGATAACGATATACAGGGGTGTCCCCGGAAAGGGTTCCGCGCTAAGGGGAGTCTTCGAGGTTGCGGAGTACCTTGACGCCAGGGTCTGTGCGGTGTGCGACTCGGACCTGAGATCGATTACCCCGGAATGGATAAAGAACCTGATAGGCCCGATTGAGCAGGAAGAGTATCAGGTTGTTACCCCTTATTATAGACGGTTTAAGTTCGATGGCACCATTACGAATAACGTGGTGTACTGTCTCACCAGGGCGCTCTACGGTCGCAGGGTGCGCCAGCCCATCGGCGGTGATTTTGCCTTCTCCAGAAAGTTTATAAAGACCTGCATGCAGGAGGACGTCTGGGATACGGACATCGGGAGATTTGGAATCGACATATGGCTTACCACTACTGCCATAGTCAAGGACTTCAGGATGTGTCAGGCCCGTTTAGGCGTAAAAGTGCACGATGTAAAAGACCCCGGCGAGCAGCTGGGAGCTATGTTCCGTCAGGTGGTTTCCACGCTCTTTAATCTTATGGAAGAATATTACGACTTCTGGAAAGACGTTAAGAAAAGCAAACCGGTTGAACTTGTCGGTGAAGAACCAAAGGCCGAGCCGCAGAGTTTTCCCGTTGATAAGGGGGTTTTGGTCGAGAATTTCAAGACCGGGTTCAACAATTTTGGCGCCCTGTGGAAGACCATCGTTTCAAAGAAGGACTTTAATGAACTGCAAAAAATGGCCACCCAAGGCGTGGACGATTTTTTTATGCCTGAGGACCTGTGGGTCAGGGTACTGTATGACCTTGCCGCTACATACCATCACTGGAAGAAAGACAGATACAAACTGATAATGCTTATGACCCCCATATATTTCGCTCGAGTCGCCCACTTTATTACCGTTACAGAAAACATGACCGATGAGGAGGCAGAGAAGGTGATAGAGGGGACTGCCCGCAGGTTTGAAATGGAGAAGGATTATCTACTGGAACGTTGGGTGGCCGAAGTGTAG
- a CDS encoding secondary thiamine-phosphate synthase enzyme YjbQ has protein sequence MMKSHTEYLWFNTDSRRQYLNITDKVSEAVRKSGINEGFVLVSAMHITAAVYVNDAEEGLIQDIDEWLEGLAPYGKDYRHHRTGEDNGDAHLKSLLMHHQVIVPITGGKLDLGTWQQIYYAEFDGRRKKRVIIKAIGG, from the coding sequence ATGATGAAATCACATACAGAGTACCTGTGGTTCAACACGGATTCAAGAAGACAATACCTGAACATAACGGACAAGGTATCGGAGGCAGTCAGAAAAAGTGGAATAAACGAAGGTTTTGTACTGGTATCGGCGATGCACATAACCGCGGCCGTTTACGTAAATGACGCGGAAGAGGGGTTGATACAGGATATAGACGAGTGGCTTGAAGGACTGGCGCCATACGGAAAGGACTACAGACACCACAGGACGGGCGAGGACAACGGTGACGCCCACCTTAAGAGCCTGTTAATGCACCACCAGGTCATCGTGCCCATTACCGGGGGTAAACTGGACCTGGGCACATGGCAGCAGATATATTACGCGGAGTTCGACGGGCGGAGGAAAAAGAGGGTAATCATAAAGGCCATCGGCGGGTAA
- a CDS encoding sugar ABC transporter permease, protein MRSWREPFLTPDVRLALILMAPAFVVVLCVAIYPIITVLWLSLHRKMLIFDISQFVGLDNYARLLGDARFWNSLFNTCYFTVISVSLELFFGLLIALAIHRAFPGRGMMRAVVLIPWVIPTVVSAKMWQWIYNPDFGIMNFLLRECGLLSANVNWLGNKYLAIHAVILADVWKTTPFMALLLLAGLQVIPEDLYRAAMVDGASAWRRFWHITLPLLRPAILIALLFRTLDAFRIFDTVYVLTGGGPGNMTETLSVYAYKIMFQTLQFGYGSTVSVATFICVMVISILYIRCLGGYMRLGA, encoded by the coding sequence ATGCGGTCCTGGCGAGAGCCGTTTTTAACACCGGACGTGAGGTTGGCCCTCATCCTGATGGCCCCTGCGTTTGTCGTAGTCCTGTGTGTAGCAATATATCCGATAATAACCGTCCTGTGGCTGAGCCTGCACCGGAAGATGCTCATCTTCGACATCTCTCAATTTGTCGGGCTGGATAATTATGCGCGTCTTCTGGGCGACGCACGGTTCTGGAACAGTTTATTTAACACGTGCTATTTTACAGTCATCTCCGTCTCCCTTGAGCTTTTCTTCGGGTTGTTGATAGCCCTGGCAATACACAGGGCCTTTCCCGGGAGGGGCATGATGCGGGCCGTAGTACTCATCCCGTGGGTCATACCCACCGTGGTATCCGCGAAGATGTGGCAGTGGATATACAACCCGGACTTCGGGATTATGAATTTCCTGTTGAGAGAGTGCGGCCTGTTATCAGCTAACGTAAACTGGCTGGGGAACAAATATCTTGCCATTCATGCGGTTATCCTGGCCGACGTCTGGAAGACGACTCCGTTTATGGCCCTTTTGTTACTTGCGGGGCTGCAGGTCATACCCGAAGACCTCTACAGGGCGGCGATGGTGGACGGGGCAAGCGCCTGGCGCAGGTTCTGGCATATTACGCTCCCGCTTCTCAGGCCGGCCATCCTGATTGCCCTGCTCTTCAGGACGCTTGATGCCTTCAGGATATTTGACACCGTGTACGTGCTCACCGGCGGAGGGCCTGGCAACATGACAGAGACCCTGAGCGTATACGCCTATAAAATTATGTTTCAGACCTTACAGTTCGGCTACGGCTCTACCGTGTCGGTCGCAACCTTCATTTGCGTCATGGTAATAAGTATATTGTATATCAGATGCCTGGGCGGTTACATGAGACTCGGCGCATAA
- a CDS encoding CvpA family protein, whose product MTWLDIVFIAILCMAAGLGFWSGLMWQLYGLFCLVLAYFAGLVLYGIVAGPFEEGLGAGTARTVGYASVFVATFLLSYGLGILARRVFRLRPGRVSRVLGLFLGLFQASLVCGVVAVSLVYYSSGSVKQLAESSKVVMVFAKGTRFLTIFIPGGVKDGFATVREKSDEIVEGAKKKVEGVRIEDIKKRVTGVTGSVEGEEEKVEEAEKGPQGEK is encoded by the coding sequence ATGACCTGGCTGGACATCGTCTTTATCGCCATTCTCTGTATGGCTGCGGGACTTGGCTTCTGGAGCGGGCTGATGTGGCAGCTTTACGGCCTGTTTTGTCTGGTGCTGGCATACTTTGCCGGACTGGTCTTGTATGGCATCGTGGCAGGGCCCTTTGAAGAGGGGCTTGGAGCGGGTACCGCGAGGACAGTGGGGTACGCCTCGGTATTCGTAGCCACCTTTTTGTTAAGCTACGGCCTGGGGATTTTGGCAAGAAGGGTCTTCCGGCTCCGTCCCGGCAGGGTCAGCAGGGTGCTGGGCCTGTTTCTTGGCCTTTTTCAGGCGTCGCTTGTCTGTGGCGTGGTTGCCGTGAGTCTGGTGTACTACAGCAGCGGCAGCGTGAAACAGCTTGCCGAGTCGTCAAAGGTTGTCATGGTGTTTGCCAAGGGCACCCGTTTTCTGACCATCTTTATTCCGGGGGGCGTTAAGGATGGTTTTGCCACGGTCAGGGAAAAGTCGGATGAGATTGTAGAGGGTGCGAAGAAAAAGGTTGAAGGCGTAAGGATTGAAGACATTAAGAAACGGGTTACGGGTGTAACAGGAAGCGTTGAGGGAGAAGAAGAAAAGGTTGAGGAAGCAGAGAAAGGGCCGCAGGGGGAAAAATGA
- a CDS encoding glycerate kinase, with translation MPTISELRRDARDIFDFALKAVDPAKLVRQQLRLDGHRLEVAGRKYDLRGVEKIFLIAAGKAAAPMAETLEDVLGDRLGDGIVVVKYGYGLPFKKMRVIEAGHPVPDRKSTEAAGAVLKLASRAGKKDLVICLLSGGGSALLCGLPEGITIADLKSLTKLLLASGADIKEMNTVRKHVSVINGGRLAKTIYPAGIISIIISDVVGNELSMVASGPTLPIGSTFKDAIDVLDKYNLTKRIPRGIYRYLKEQLKEGRDEGPAESAPCFKGCHSYMAGSNERALEAAERRARKLGYNSIVLSSSITGEAREVAGVLVSMAKEVSAYGRPVRRPACLLAGGETTVTIKGRGKGGRSQEFALAAALQLDDCNHTVVLSGGTDGTDGPTDADGAMVDTNTRRRAEKRFQLDAADYLDRNDSYNFFKKAGGHLITGPTRTNVTDIMMALIG, from the coding sequence ATGCCGACAATAAGTGAGCTCAGGAGGGACGCGAGAGACATCTTTGATTTTGCCCTTAAGGCGGTAGACCCCGCCAAGCTTGTGAGGCAACAGTTAAGATTGGACGGGCATAGACTGGAAGTGGCTGGAAGAAAATATGACCTTCGCGGTGTTGAGAAGATTTTTTTGATTGCAGCCGGTAAGGCCGCCGCACCGATGGCGGAGACGCTGGAAGACGTTCTTGGGGATAGGCTGGGCGACGGAATCGTTGTGGTAAAGTACGGTTACGGATTGCCCTTCAAGAAGATGAGGGTCATTGAGGCCGGCCATCCGGTCCCTGACAGGAAGAGCACAGAGGCCGCCGGGGCGGTTCTAAAACTGGCCTCACGGGCGGGGAAGAAAGACCTGGTAATTTGTCTCCTCTCGGGTGGAGGTTCGGCGCTTCTTTGCGGTCTTCCTGAGGGGATAACGATTGCGGATTTAAAGTCCCTTACAAAGCTGTTACTCGCCTCCGGCGCGGACATTAAAGAAATGAACACCGTCAGGAAGCACGTGTCCGTAATCAACGGGGGGAGACTGGCCAAGACTATATACCCTGCGGGCATTATAAGCATCATTATCTCTGACGTGGTGGGCAACGAGCTCAGCATGGTGGCGTCGGGGCCTACGCTGCCCATTGGCAGTACCTTTAAGGATGCCATAGACGTCTTAGATAAATACAATCTTACGAAGAGGATACCCCGAGGCATTTACAGATATCTGAAGGAGCAGCTGAAGGAAGGACGGGACGAGGGACCGGCTGAGAGCGCCCCGTGCTTTAAAGGCTGCCACAGCTATATGGCGGGTAGTAACGAGCGGGCGCTCGAAGCGGCGGAGCGGCGTGCGCGGAAACTGGGGTATAACAGTATTGTCCTGAGCTCTTCTATTACGGGCGAGGCCAGGGAGGTAGCTGGTGTCCTTGTCTCAATGGCGAAAGAGGTCTCAGCGTATGGTCGTCCCGTGCGAAGGCCGGCATGCCTCCTGGCAGGCGGGGAGACCACGGTTACAATAAAGGGGAGAGGGAAGGGTGGCAGGAGCCAGGAATTTGCCCTGGCGGCGGCGCTGCAGTTGGATGACTGTAACCATACGGTAGTGTTAAGCGGAGGCACGGACGGTACCGATGGCCCGACGGACGCGGATGGCGCCATGGTGGACACAAACACGCGCCGCAGGGCCGAAAAAAGGTTTCAACTGGATGCGGCGGACTATCTTGACAGAAACGATTCTTACAATTTTTTTAAGAAGGCGGGTGGCCACCTCATTACGGGCCCTACACGGACAAACGTGACAGATATAATGATGGCCCTTATTGGATAG
- a CDS encoding carbohydrate ABC transporter permease, with protein MKLWSNETLKISVFCAALGFIAAWSLGPYVWQLITSLTPSEELASLPPILPTRTDLSHYPAVFEEVPFARIILNSFVVASCTTVFCISIGSLTAYALAKLRFRGKIVVLGLVLAISMFPPISIVSPLYMIIRALGLRDTYAGLIFPYSTFALPLSIWIMTSFFREIPDDLVRAAKVDGCTPFQTLYKIIFPLAVPGIVTAAILVFIFSWNEFLFALSFTTSYAARTIPVGIALFPGVHEVPWGDIAAASIIVTVPLVILVVVFQGRIVTGITAGSVKE; from the coding sequence ATGAAACTGTGGAGCAACGAGACACTGAAGATTTCAGTATTTTGCGCGGCGTTAGGGTTTATTGCCGCCTGGAGCCTTGGACCATATGTATGGCAGCTTATCACGTCGCTGACACCGTCGGAGGAACTGGCGTCTCTGCCGCCGATTTTGCCCACCAGGACGGATTTGTCGCACTATCCCGCGGTGTTCGAGGAGGTGCCGTTCGCCAGGATAATCCTGAACAGCTTCGTGGTGGCGTCCTGCACCACTGTCTTCTGCATATCCATAGGTTCCTTGACCGCGTACGCCCTCGCCAAATTAAGATTCAGGGGAAAGATAGTGGTATTGGGGCTGGTGCTTGCGATATCCATGTTCCCGCCTATTTCCATCGTGAGCCCGCTCTACATGATAATCCGTGCCCTCGGTTTGAGAGATACGTACGCGGGACTCATATTCCCTTACTCCACGTTTGCACTTCCGCTGAGCATCTGGATAATGACCAGCTTTTTCAGGGAGATACCCGATGACCTTGTCAGGGCGGCCAAGGTCGACGGCTGCACACCGTTCCAGACCCTTTATAAGATTATCTTTCCGCTTGCCGTCCCCGGTATAGTCACGGCGGCAATACTGGTCTTTATTTTTTCATGGAACGAGTTTCTCTTCGCGCTGAGTTTTACCACGAGTTACGCCGCGCGGACAATCCCCGTTGGTATCGCGCTGTTCCCGGGTGTCCACGAGGTGCCGTGGGGAGATATCGCCGCCGCCTCCATTATAGTCACCGTGCCGCTTGTAATACTGGTCGTGGTCTTTCAGGGGCGTATTGTCACCGGTATTACGGCGGGTTCTGTCAAGGAGTAG
- a CDS encoding ABC transporter ATP-binding protein translates to MASVRLEAVVKKFADTEVIHGVNLSVEDKEFFTLVGPSGCGKSTILNIIAGLEDLSSGRVLFDGKSVDSLSPRERDVAFVFQSYALYPHKNVYENIAFPLRMSGAGKDEIDTRVGNAAELLGLKELLDRMPRELSGGQRQRVALGRAIVRNPRVFLLDEPLSNLDAALRAQMRSELKGLQHRLKCTFVYVTHDQAEAMTLSDRLAVVKDGRIEQCGTPQEVYDHPSNRFVGSFLGSPPMNFIPARLAGQFVETGGHRLSLKAEEFGLLKTGLQTEKVVLGVRPENVKLFPQEGPDTFKATISVVEPMGAESFVSLMFSGHKIIARTEADFSATEGEVVFVSFDREKVHFFDDATGENVLPNRNKEPRSKS, encoded by the coding sequence ATGGCCAGTGTGCGTCTTGAGGCAGTGGTGAAAAAATTCGCTGACACGGAGGTCATACATGGTGTGAATCTCAGTGTGGAGGATAAGGAATTCTTTACCCTTGTAGGCCCCTCCGGCTGCGGGAAATCTACCATACTTAACATAATCGCGGGGCTTGAGGACCTGAGTTCCGGTAGGGTACTGTTTGACGGAAAATCCGTCGACAGCCTCTCACCCAGGGAAAGGGACGTGGCATTTGTGTTCCAGAGCTACGCCCTGTATCCGCACAAGAATGTGTACGAAAACATAGCCTTCCCCCTCAGGATGTCAGGGGCCGGGAAGGACGAGATCGACACCAGGGTGGGGAACGCCGCAGAACTCCTGGGGCTTAAAGAGCTTCTTGACAGGATGCCCAGGGAACTGAGTGGCGGCCAGAGACAGAGGGTCGCCCTGGGCAGGGCCATTGTCAGAAACCCACGGGTGTTTCTACTGGATGAACCCCTTTCCAATCTTGACGCCGCGTTGAGGGCGCAGATGAGGAGCGAGCTGAAGGGGCTCCAGCATCGCCTTAAGTGTACCTTTGTATACGTTACGCACGACCAGGCGGAGGCGATGACACTTTCCGACAGGCTGGCCGTAGTAAAGGACGGCCGTATCGAACAGTGCGGTACCCCGCAGGAGGTCTACGACCACCCTTCAAACAGGTTCGTGGGTTCATTTTTGGGCAGCCCGCCCATGAATTTTATACCCGCGAGGTTGGCGGGACAATTTGTAGAGACGGGAGGGCACAGACTGTCGTTGAAGGCCGAAGAATTCGGGTTGCTCAAAACCGGGCTCCAGACGGAGAAAGTTGTCTTGGGTGTAAGACCGGAAAATGTTAAACTATTTCCACAGGAAGGACCAGATACGTTCAAGGCCACAATCTCTGTGGTAGAGCCTATGGGTGCCGAGTCCTTTGTGAGCCTCATGTTTTCAGGCCACAAGATTATCGCCAGGACAGAGGCCGATTTTTCTGCCACGGAGGGCGAGGTGGTCTTCGTCTCCTTTGACAGAGAAAAGGTACATTTCTTTGATGACGCTACGGGGGAGAATGTGTTGCCGAATAGGAACAAAGAGCCCCGCAGTAAGAGCTGA
- a CDS encoding HAD-IIB family hydrolase, which produces MQRRYIVFSDLDGTLLSHDTYSWEGARPALEVLKRGDIPLVLCSSKTKAEIEVWRRRLGNEHPFISENGGAIFIPVGYRGFQFKFDAVQDGYWVLTLGTDYPTLVRALGEIRARTGLNIRGFSDMREEEVAEATGLGPEDVRLARKRQYDEPFIVEGGVTGLREAVKDLGLTCTEGGRFFHLSGNADKGVATTRLTEIYRENCSGVQVVAIGIGDSLNDLPMLEAVDIPVLVKRPDGGYDERVNVEGLIRAEAAGPKGWNDALLKLVA; this is translated from the coding sequence GTGCAACGGCGTTATATTGTATTTTCAGACCTGGACGGTACGTTACTGAGCCACGACACCTATTCCTGGGAGGGCGCGAGACCTGCTCTGGAGGTTCTCAAGAGGGGGGACATACCCCTCGTCCTGTGTTCAAGCAAGACAAAGGCCGAGATAGAGGTATGGCGGAGGAGGCTTGGGAACGAGCACCCTTTTATTTCGGAGAACGGAGGGGCTATATTTATACCCGTAGGCTACAGGGGTTTTCAGTTCAAGTTTGACGCGGTTCAGGATGGTTACTGGGTTCTTACTCTGGGCACAGACTACCCGACCCTTGTAAGAGCGCTTGGGGAAATCAGGGCAAGGACCGGCCTCAATATCAGGGGTTTTTCGGACATGCGTGAGGAGGAAGTGGCGGAGGCAACCGGTCTTGGGCCTGAGGACGTCAGGCTTGCCAGAAAGCGCCAATATGATGAGCCCTTCATCGTGGAAGGAGGCGTTACCGGGCTCAGGGAGGCGGTAAAGGACCTGGGACTTACGTGCACGGAAGGTGGAAGGTTCTTTCATCTCTCGGGTAACGCAGACAAGGGAGTGGCCACGACGAGGCTGACCGAGATTTACAGGGAAAACTGTAGTGGTGTCCAGGTTGTCGCCATCGGCATAGGTGACAGTCTGAACGACCTGCCGATGCTGGAGGCGGTCGATATACCCGTTCTTGTTAAAAGGCCTGACGGTGGATACGACGAGAGGGTGAACGTTGAGGGCCTTATCCGTGCGGAGGCGGCAGGGCCGAAGGGCTGGAATGATGCGTTGCTTAAACTGGTAGCTTAG